A genomic window from Flavobacterium hankyongi includes:
- a CDS encoding THUMP domain-containing class I SAM-dependent RNA methyltransferase, which yields MENFKMIAKTLFGFEEILAKELQQLGAQNVEIGTRMVSFVGDKGFMYKANLALRTALKILKPIYNFRAFNEASLYKGIQGIDWSKYMNSNQTFVIDTTVHSDNFKHSQFVAQKCKDAIVDQFKEKFGSRPSIDKDYPDLRINIHIDRDQCSVSLDSSGSSLHQRGYKTATNIAPINEVLAAGMLLLSGWDGSCDFMDPMCGSGTILAEAAMIACNIPPNINRKEFAFEKWNDWDNDLFDQIMDSLMKKVKEFHYTITGYDKAPSAVMKAKDNIRNANLDEYVKISERNFFDSEKENQGPLHMVFNPPYGERLDIHLERFYREIGDTLKQSYSNTNAWFITANLEALKYVGLKPSRKIKLFNGKLEARLVKYEMYAGSKRTKFQESNNN from the coding sequence ATGGAAAACTTTAAAATGATTGCCAAGACTTTATTTGGCTTTGAAGAGATTTTAGCAAAAGAATTACAGCAGTTAGGTGCACAAAACGTAGAAATTGGTACCCGAATGGTAAGCTTTGTGGGTGACAAAGGATTTATGTACAAAGCTAATTTAGCGTTGCGTACTGCTTTAAAAATATTAAAACCAATTTATAATTTCAGAGCTTTTAACGAAGCGAGTTTATATAAAGGAATACAAGGAATTGATTGGTCAAAATACATGAATTCGAACCAGACTTTTGTAATTGATACTACAGTTCACTCTGATAACTTCAAACATTCACAGTTTGTGGCTCAAAAATGTAAAGATGCCATAGTAGATCAGTTTAAAGAGAAATTTGGTTCACGTCCAAGTATTGATAAAGATTATCCAGATTTAAGAATTAATATTCATATTGATCGTGATCAATGTTCGGTTTCATTAGATTCTTCTGGTTCTTCATTACATCAAAGAGGCTATAAGACTGCTACAAATATTGCTCCAATTAATGAAGTATTAGCAGCTGGAATGTTGTTATTGTCAGGCTGGGACGGTAGTTGTGATTTTATGGATCCTATGTGTGGTTCAGGAACTATTTTAGCAGAAGCAGCGATGATTGCTTGTAATATTCCTCCAAATATCAATCGTAAAGAGTTTGCTTTTGAAAAATGGAATGATTGGGATAATGATTTGTTTGATCAAATTATGGATTCACTAATGAAGAAAGTGAAAGAATTCCATTATACAATAACTGGTTATGATAAAGCGCCAAGTGCAGTAATGAAAGCAAAAGACAATATCCGTAATGCGAACTTAGATGAATATGTAAAGATTTCAGAGCGTAACTTCTTTGATAGCGAAAAAGAAAATCAAGGACCATTGCACATGGTATTCAATCCGCCGTATGGTGAACGTTTAGATATACATCTGGAAAGATTCTACAGAGAAATAGGAGATACCTTAAAACAAAGTTATTCTAATACGAATGCTTGGTTTATTACAGCAAACTTAGAAGCATTGAAATATGTTGGTTTAAAACCTTCACGTAAAATTAAATTATTTAACGGAAAACTTGAAGCTCGTTTGGTGAAGTATGAGATGTATGCAGGAAGTAAGAGAACAAAATTCCAAGAATCAAATAACAACTAA
- a CDS encoding DUF6048 family protein encodes MLRYSFKLLLLFLSIASFAQTAKKDTVVKKTERYGLRVGVDLSKLARTFYEKDYKGLEIVGDYRLTKKIYIAGEIGNENKTVDDDRVNFTTKGTYFKVGFDSNAYQNWLDMENMIHIGLRYGVSSFSQELNTYKIYDTSNYYPLQPDVVSGKKFDGLSAHWAEVVAGMKAELFNNFYAGISVRLNYLVSEKKPENFDNLYIPGFNRTYDGKFGVGWNYTLSYFIPLYKKKK; translated from the coding sequence ATGTTAAGATATTCTTTTAAACTATTACTACTATTTTTGTCGATTGCTTCTTTTGCTCAAACTGCAAAAAAAGATACTGTTGTAAAAAAAACGGAACGATATGGTCTTCGTGTTGGAGTTGATTTATCAAAATTAGCTAGAACTTTCTACGAAAAAGATTATAAGGGATTAGAAATTGTTGGTGATTACAGATTAACCAAGAAAATTTACATTGCTGGTGAAATTGGGAATGAAAATAAAACAGTTGATGATGACAGAGTAAATTTTACTACAAAAGGAACTTATTTTAAAGTTGGATTTGATTCTAACGCCTATCAAAATTGGCTAGACATGGAAAACATGATTCACATTGGCCTTCGTTACGGTGTGAGTTCGTTTAGCCAAGAATTAAATACTTATAAAATTTACGATACTTCAAATTATTATCCTTTACAACCAGATGTAGTTTCAGGTAAAAAATTTGATGGTTTGTCTGCTCATTGGGCAGAAGTTGTTGCAGGAATGAAAGCCGAATTGTTCAATAATTTTTATGCTGGAATAAGTGTACGTTTGAATTATTTAGTTTCTGAGAAAAAACCCGAAAATTTTGACAACCTATACATTCCAGGTTTTAACAGAACTTATGATGGAAAATTTGGTGTAGGATGGAATTACACTTTGAGTTACTTTATTCCATTATACAAGAAGAAAAAATAA